From one Ctenopharyngodon idella isolate HZGC_01 chromosome 15, HZGC01, whole genome shotgun sequence genomic stretch:
- the lsr gene encoding lipolysis-stimulated lipoprotein receptor isoform X2 — protein MWQGVIFTLFLFTGFTTAVNVVCNYPRYVVILFQPVTLRCDYTTSDTSAPLITWRYKSYCKDPIQAALNPSSADNAIANANPNYNPSIECADSARTVRTVASKQTAVTLSKEYQGRQVSITNKADLNFAQTAWGDSGVYFCSVSSAVDLSGNGECFTELIVLERKSNTTDLLPGIDLLIMEDWLLVVLVVLGFLLLLLLIGICWCQCCPHTCCCYVRCPCCPERCCCPRALYEAGKMAKSGVPSQYAPTLYAPSMYGQPAYGVGGAAPGIPMLPMPMGVAGPPSNGYGRDYDGASSVGQGSQVPLLQDHDGGGTRSGYRVQADHDGNPTRVLYYMERELANLDPSRPGNTPGKYVDGMSEVSSLHDGPDSRNRGRARPPQLTTVYDDVDENMSTISSVSQHVRRDEHRRGADNRGRARSMEHLDDVGRNYRDRDDYPPTRRDGGARGGRRGSDDEWSSSGRGYDRAFDDRRHRDYSPDNRPRRGDSFRGVGFQGRRALSRDDLMDLERDRGRGGRDAYDDSFLREAMEKKKLGEQQRGRSRERLDSESDRSDRYRGPRGGPPPLPLAPPSGNPDRRGNHSNFPPLPPPYTDDSDSLASSKKSNLKKNGAVSRESLVV, from the exons ATGTGGCAGGGTGTCATCTTTACCCTCTTCTTGTTCACAG GCTTCACCACAGCCGTCAATGTGGTCTGCAATTACCCACGCTACGTGGTCATATTATTCCAGCCCGTCACACTCCGCTGTGATTACACTACCAGCGATACATCTGCTCCACTGATCACCTGGAGGTACAAGTCCTACTGCAAAGACCCGATCCAAGCTGCTCTAAACCCCAGCAGTGCTGACAATGCCATCGCCAATGCCAACCCAAACTACAACCCCAGCATAGAGTGTGCAGACAGTGCCAGGACCGTTCGCACAGTGGCTTCGAAACAAACAGCGGTCACGCTTTCGAAAGAGTACCAGGGCCGTCAGGTCAGCATCACCAATA aaGCAGATCTTAACTTTGCTCAGACCGCTTGGGGAGACAGCGGTGTGTATTTCTGTTCAGTCTCCTCAGCCGTGGACCTTTCAGGGAATGGCGAGTGTTTTACAGAGCTCATTGTACTTG AGAGAAAGTCAAATACTACAGACCTGCTGCCTGGCATTGATTTACTGATCATGGAAG ACTGGTTGTTAGTGGTGTTGGTGGTCCTGGGCTTCTTGTTGCTGTTGCTCCTGATTGGTATCTGCTGGTGTCAGTGTTGCCCTCACACCTGCTGCTGTTACGTCAGGTGCCCCTGCTGCCCGGAGCGCTGCTGCTGTCCCCGAGCCT tatatgagGCCGGTAAAATGGCAAAGTCTGGTGTCCCCAGTCAGTACGCACCCACCCTCTATGCCCCAAGTATGTACGGACAGCCAGCTTATGGAGTTGGTGGAGCTGCACCAGGCATACCCATGCTCCCTATGCCGATGGGCGTCGCTGGTCCTCCCTCCAATGGCTACGGCAGAGACTACGACGGGGCCAGCTCAG TTGGCCAAGGATCTCAAGTGCCGTTGTTGCAAGACCACGATGGTGGAGGAA CCCGTAGTGGATACCGTGTTCAGGCCGACCACGATGGAAACCCAACACGGGTGCTTTACTATATGGAGCGAGAACTGGCCAACCTCGACCCCAGTCGCCCAGGGAACACTCCAGGCAAATACG TGGATGGTATGAGCGAGGTGAGCTCACTTCACGACGGTCCAGACTCTCGAAATCGCGGTCGGGCCAGACCACCTCAGCTTACCACGGTGTACGATGATGTGGATGAGAATATGAGCACCATCAGCAGCGTCTCTCAGCACGTCCGACGGGACGAGCACAGGCGTGGAGCTGACAATCGAGGACGCGCACGCTCCATGGAACACTTGGACGATGTTGGCCGCAATTACAGAGACCGAGATGACTATCCTCCCACTCGCCGAGACGGTGGGGCCAGGGGCGGCAGAAGAGG TTCGGATGACGAGTGGAGTAGCAGTGGACGAGGATACGACCGTGCCTTTGATGACCGTCGACACCGTGATTACTCTCCTGATAACCGTCCTCGTCGTGGAGACTCCTTCCGTGGGGTCGGTTTTCAGGGCCGTCGCGCCCTTAGTCGTGATGACCTGATGGATCTGGAGCGTGATCGTGGCCGTGGAGGCCGGGACGCATATGATGACAGCTTCCTGAGGGAGGCCATGGAAAAGAAGAAGTTAGGCGAACAGCAGAGAGGCCGCAGCCGCGAGAGGCTCGACAGCGAGAGCGACCGTTCTGACCGCTACAGGGGGCCGCGTGGTGGACCGCCACCTCTGCCACTCGCCCCACCCTCTGGAAACCCTGATCGCCGTGGCAACCATAGCAACTTCCCACCTCTGCCCCCTCCCTACACTGACGACAGTGACAGTTTAGCATCATCCAAAAAGAGCAACTTAAAAAAG
- the lsr gene encoding lipolysis-stimulated lipoprotein receptor isoform X3, whose protein sequence is MWQGVIFTLFLFTGFTTAVNVVCNYPRYVVILFQPVTLRCDYTTSDTSAPLITWRYKSYCKDPIQAALNPSSADNAIANANPNYNPSIECADSARTVRTVASKQTAVTLSKEYQGRQVSITNKADLNFAQTAWGDSGVYFCSVSSAVDLSGNGECFTELIVLERKSNTTDLLPGIDLLIMEDWLLVVLVVLGFLLLLLLIGICWCQCCPHTCCCYVRCPCCPERCCCPRALYEAGKMAKSGVPSQYAPTLYAPSMYGQPAYGVGGAAPGIPMLPMPMGVAGPPSNGYGRDYDGASSVGQGSQVPLLQDHDGGGTRSGYRVQADHDGNPTRVLYYMERELANLDPSRPGNTPVDGMSEVSSLHDGPDSRNRGRARPPQLTTVYDDVDENMSTISSVSQHVRRDEHRRGADNRGRARSMEHLDDVGRNYRDRDDYPPTRRDGGARGGRRGSDDEWSSSGRGYDRAFDDRRHRDYSPDNRPRRGDSFRGVGFQGRRALSRDDLMDLERDRGRGGRDAYDDSFLREAMEKKKLGEQQRGRSRERLDSESDRSDRYRGPRGGPPPLPLAPPSGNPDRRGNHSNFPPLPPPYTDDSDSLASSKKSNLKKNGAVSRESLVV, encoded by the exons ATGTGGCAGGGTGTCATCTTTACCCTCTTCTTGTTCACAG GCTTCACCACAGCCGTCAATGTGGTCTGCAATTACCCACGCTACGTGGTCATATTATTCCAGCCCGTCACACTCCGCTGTGATTACACTACCAGCGATACATCTGCTCCACTGATCACCTGGAGGTACAAGTCCTACTGCAAAGACCCGATCCAAGCTGCTCTAAACCCCAGCAGTGCTGACAATGCCATCGCCAATGCCAACCCAAACTACAACCCCAGCATAGAGTGTGCAGACAGTGCCAGGACCGTTCGCACAGTGGCTTCGAAACAAACAGCGGTCACGCTTTCGAAAGAGTACCAGGGCCGTCAGGTCAGCATCACCAATA aaGCAGATCTTAACTTTGCTCAGACCGCTTGGGGAGACAGCGGTGTGTATTTCTGTTCAGTCTCCTCAGCCGTGGACCTTTCAGGGAATGGCGAGTGTTTTACAGAGCTCATTGTACTTG AGAGAAAGTCAAATACTACAGACCTGCTGCCTGGCATTGATTTACTGATCATGGAAG ACTGGTTGTTAGTGGTGTTGGTGGTCCTGGGCTTCTTGTTGCTGTTGCTCCTGATTGGTATCTGCTGGTGTCAGTGTTGCCCTCACACCTGCTGCTGTTACGTCAGGTGCCCCTGCTGCCCGGAGCGCTGCTGCTGTCCCCGAGCCT tatatgagGCCGGTAAAATGGCAAAGTCTGGTGTCCCCAGTCAGTACGCACCCACCCTCTATGCCCCAAGTATGTACGGACAGCCAGCTTATGGAGTTGGTGGAGCTGCACCAGGCATACCCATGCTCCCTATGCCGATGGGCGTCGCTGGTCCTCCCTCCAATGGCTACGGCAGAGACTACGACGGGGCCAGCTCAG TTGGCCAAGGATCTCAAGTGCCGTTGTTGCAAGACCACGATGGTGGAGGAA CCCGTAGTGGATACCGTGTTCAGGCCGACCACGATGGAAACCCAACACGGGTGCTTTACTATATGGAGCGAGAACTGGCCAACCTCGACCCCAGTCGCCCAGGGAACACTCCAG TGGATGGTATGAGCGAGGTGAGCTCACTTCACGACGGTCCAGACTCTCGAAATCGCGGTCGGGCCAGACCACCTCAGCTTACCACGGTGTACGATGATGTGGATGAGAATATGAGCACCATCAGCAGCGTCTCTCAGCACGTCCGACGGGACGAGCACAGGCGTGGAGCTGACAATCGAGGACGCGCACGCTCCATGGAACACTTGGACGATGTTGGCCGCAATTACAGAGACCGAGATGACTATCCTCCCACTCGCCGAGACGGTGGGGCCAGGGGCGGCAGAAGAGG TTCGGATGACGAGTGGAGTAGCAGTGGACGAGGATACGACCGTGCCTTTGATGACCGTCGACACCGTGATTACTCTCCTGATAACCGTCCTCGTCGTGGAGACTCCTTCCGTGGGGTCGGTTTTCAGGGCCGTCGCGCCCTTAGTCGTGATGACCTGATGGATCTGGAGCGTGATCGTGGCCGTGGAGGCCGGGACGCATATGATGACAGCTTCCTGAGGGAGGCCATGGAAAAGAAGAAGTTAGGCGAACAGCAGAGAGGCCGCAGCCGCGAGAGGCTCGACAGCGAGAGCGACCGTTCTGACCGCTACAGGGGGCCGCGTGGTGGACCGCCACCTCTGCCACTCGCCCCACCCTCTGGAAACCCTGATCGCCGTGGCAACCATAGCAACTTCCCACCTCTGCCCCCTCCCTACACTGACGACAGTGACAGTTTAGCATCATCCAAAAAGAGCAACTTAAAAAAG
- the lsr gene encoding lipolysis-stimulated lipoprotein receptor isoform X1, whose translation MWQGVIFTLFLFTGFTTAVNVVCNYPRYVVILFQPVTLRCDYTTSDTSAPLITWRYKSYCKDPIQAALNPSSADNAIANANPNYNPSIECADSARTVRTVASKQTAVTLSKEYQGRQVSITNKADLNFAQTAWGDSGVYFCSVSSAVDLSGNGECFTELIVLERKSNTTDLLPGIDLLIMEDWLLVVLVVLGFLLLLLLIGICWCQCCPHTCCCYVRCPCCPERCCCPRALYEAGKMAKSGVPSQYAPTLYAPSMYGQPAYGVGGAAPGIPMLPMPMGVAGPPSNGYGRDYDGASSVGQGSQVPLLQDHDGGGTRSGYRVQADHDGNPTRVLYYMERELANLDPSRPGNTPGKYGRLDGMSEVSSLHDGPDSRNRGRARPPQLTTVYDDVDENMSTISSVSQHVRRDEHRRGADNRGRARSMEHLDDVGRNYRDRDDYPPTRRDGGARGGRRGSDDEWSSSGRGYDRAFDDRRHRDYSPDNRPRRGDSFRGVGFQGRRALSRDDLMDLERDRGRGGRDAYDDSFLREAMEKKKLGEQQRGRSRERLDSESDRSDRYRGPRGGPPPLPLAPPSGNPDRRGNHSNFPPLPPPYTDDSDSLASSKKSNLKKNGAVSRESLVV comes from the exons ATGTGGCAGGGTGTCATCTTTACCCTCTTCTTGTTCACAG GCTTCACCACAGCCGTCAATGTGGTCTGCAATTACCCACGCTACGTGGTCATATTATTCCAGCCCGTCACACTCCGCTGTGATTACACTACCAGCGATACATCTGCTCCACTGATCACCTGGAGGTACAAGTCCTACTGCAAAGACCCGATCCAAGCTGCTCTAAACCCCAGCAGTGCTGACAATGCCATCGCCAATGCCAACCCAAACTACAACCCCAGCATAGAGTGTGCAGACAGTGCCAGGACCGTTCGCACAGTGGCTTCGAAACAAACAGCGGTCACGCTTTCGAAAGAGTACCAGGGCCGTCAGGTCAGCATCACCAATA aaGCAGATCTTAACTTTGCTCAGACCGCTTGGGGAGACAGCGGTGTGTATTTCTGTTCAGTCTCCTCAGCCGTGGACCTTTCAGGGAATGGCGAGTGTTTTACAGAGCTCATTGTACTTG AGAGAAAGTCAAATACTACAGACCTGCTGCCTGGCATTGATTTACTGATCATGGAAG ACTGGTTGTTAGTGGTGTTGGTGGTCCTGGGCTTCTTGTTGCTGTTGCTCCTGATTGGTATCTGCTGGTGTCAGTGTTGCCCTCACACCTGCTGCTGTTACGTCAGGTGCCCCTGCTGCCCGGAGCGCTGCTGCTGTCCCCGAGCCT tatatgagGCCGGTAAAATGGCAAAGTCTGGTGTCCCCAGTCAGTACGCACCCACCCTCTATGCCCCAAGTATGTACGGACAGCCAGCTTATGGAGTTGGTGGAGCTGCACCAGGCATACCCATGCTCCCTATGCCGATGGGCGTCGCTGGTCCTCCCTCCAATGGCTACGGCAGAGACTACGACGGGGCCAGCTCAG TTGGCCAAGGATCTCAAGTGCCGTTGTTGCAAGACCACGATGGTGGAGGAA CCCGTAGTGGATACCGTGTTCAGGCCGACCACGATGGAAACCCAACACGGGTGCTTTACTATATGGAGCGAGAACTGGCCAACCTCGACCCCAGTCGCCCAGGGAACACTCCAGGCAAATACGGTCGTC TGGATGGTATGAGCGAGGTGAGCTCACTTCACGACGGTCCAGACTCTCGAAATCGCGGTCGGGCCAGACCACCTCAGCTTACCACGGTGTACGATGATGTGGATGAGAATATGAGCACCATCAGCAGCGTCTCTCAGCACGTCCGACGGGACGAGCACAGGCGTGGAGCTGACAATCGAGGACGCGCACGCTCCATGGAACACTTGGACGATGTTGGCCGCAATTACAGAGACCGAGATGACTATCCTCCCACTCGCCGAGACGGTGGGGCCAGGGGCGGCAGAAGAGG TTCGGATGACGAGTGGAGTAGCAGTGGACGAGGATACGACCGTGCCTTTGATGACCGTCGACACCGTGATTACTCTCCTGATAACCGTCCTCGTCGTGGAGACTCCTTCCGTGGGGTCGGTTTTCAGGGCCGTCGCGCCCTTAGTCGTGATGACCTGATGGATCTGGAGCGTGATCGTGGCCGTGGAGGCCGGGACGCATATGATGACAGCTTCCTGAGGGAGGCCATGGAAAAGAAGAAGTTAGGCGAACAGCAGAGAGGCCGCAGCCGCGAGAGGCTCGACAGCGAGAGCGACCGTTCTGACCGCTACAGGGGGCCGCGTGGTGGACCGCCACCTCTGCCACTCGCCCCACCCTCTGGAAACCCTGATCGCCGTGGCAACCATAGCAACTTCCCACCTCTGCCCCCTCCCTACACTGACGACAGTGACAGTTTAGCATCATCCAAAAAGAGCAACTTAAAAAAG
- the lsr gene encoding lipolysis-stimulated lipoprotein receptor isoform X5 — MWQGVIFTLFLFTGFTTAVNVVCNYPRYVVILFQPVTLRCDYTTSDTSAPLITWRYKSYCKDPIQAALNPSSADNAIANANPNYNPSIECADSARTVRTVASKQTAVTLSKEYQGRQVSITNKADLNFAQTAWGDSGVYFCSVSSAVDLSGNGECFTELIVLDWLLVVLVVLGFLLLLLLIGICWCQCCPHTCCCYVRCPCCPERCCCPRALYEAGKMAKSGVPSQYAPTLYAPSMYGQPAYGVGGAAPGIPMLPMPMGVAGPPSNGYGRDYDGASSVGQGSQVPLLQDHDGGGTRSGYRVQADHDGNPTRVLYYMERELANLDPSRPGNTPVDGMSEVSSLHDGPDSRNRGRARPPQLTTVYDDVDENMSTISSVSQHVRRDEHRRGADNRGRARSMEHLDDVGRNYRDRDDYPPTRRDGGARGGRRGSDDEWSSSGRGYDRAFDDRRHRDYSPDNRPRRGDSFRGVGFQGRRALSRDDLMDLERDRGRGGRDAYDDSFLREAMEKKKLGEQQRGRSRERLDSESDRSDRYRGPRGGPPPLPLAPPSGNPDRRGNHSNFPPLPPPYTDDSDSLASSKKSNLKKNGAVSRESLVV; from the exons ATGTGGCAGGGTGTCATCTTTACCCTCTTCTTGTTCACAG GCTTCACCACAGCCGTCAATGTGGTCTGCAATTACCCACGCTACGTGGTCATATTATTCCAGCCCGTCACACTCCGCTGTGATTACACTACCAGCGATACATCTGCTCCACTGATCACCTGGAGGTACAAGTCCTACTGCAAAGACCCGATCCAAGCTGCTCTAAACCCCAGCAGTGCTGACAATGCCATCGCCAATGCCAACCCAAACTACAACCCCAGCATAGAGTGTGCAGACAGTGCCAGGACCGTTCGCACAGTGGCTTCGAAACAAACAGCGGTCACGCTTTCGAAAGAGTACCAGGGCCGTCAGGTCAGCATCACCAATA aaGCAGATCTTAACTTTGCTCAGACCGCTTGGGGAGACAGCGGTGTGTATTTCTGTTCAGTCTCCTCAGCCGTGGACCTTTCAGGGAATGGCGAGTGTTTTACAGAGCTCATTGTACTTG ACTGGTTGTTAGTGGTGTTGGTGGTCCTGGGCTTCTTGTTGCTGTTGCTCCTGATTGGTATCTGCTGGTGTCAGTGTTGCCCTCACACCTGCTGCTGTTACGTCAGGTGCCCCTGCTGCCCGGAGCGCTGCTGCTGTCCCCGAGCCT tatatgagGCCGGTAAAATGGCAAAGTCTGGTGTCCCCAGTCAGTACGCACCCACCCTCTATGCCCCAAGTATGTACGGACAGCCAGCTTATGGAGTTGGTGGAGCTGCACCAGGCATACCCATGCTCCCTATGCCGATGGGCGTCGCTGGTCCTCCCTCCAATGGCTACGGCAGAGACTACGACGGGGCCAGCTCAG TTGGCCAAGGATCTCAAGTGCCGTTGTTGCAAGACCACGATGGTGGAGGAA CCCGTAGTGGATACCGTGTTCAGGCCGACCACGATGGAAACCCAACACGGGTGCTTTACTATATGGAGCGAGAACTGGCCAACCTCGACCCCAGTCGCCCAGGGAACACTCCAG TGGATGGTATGAGCGAGGTGAGCTCACTTCACGACGGTCCAGACTCTCGAAATCGCGGTCGGGCCAGACCACCTCAGCTTACCACGGTGTACGATGATGTGGATGAGAATATGAGCACCATCAGCAGCGTCTCTCAGCACGTCCGACGGGACGAGCACAGGCGTGGAGCTGACAATCGAGGACGCGCACGCTCCATGGAACACTTGGACGATGTTGGCCGCAATTACAGAGACCGAGATGACTATCCTCCCACTCGCCGAGACGGTGGGGCCAGGGGCGGCAGAAGAGG TTCGGATGACGAGTGGAGTAGCAGTGGACGAGGATACGACCGTGCCTTTGATGACCGTCGACACCGTGATTACTCTCCTGATAACCGTCCTCGTCGTGGAGACTCCTTCCGTGGGGTCGGTTTTCAGGGCCGTCGCGCCCTTAGTCGTGATGACCTGATGGATCTGGAGCGTGATCGTGGCCGTGGAGGCCGGGACGCATATGATGACAGCTTCCTGAGGGAGGCCATGGAAAAGAAGAAGTTAGGCGAACAGCAGAGAGGCCGCAGCCGCGAGAGGCTCGACAGCGAGAGCGACCGTTCTGACCGCTACAGGGGGCCGCGTGGTGGACCGCCACCTCTGCCACTCGCCCCACCCTCTGGAAACCCTGATCGCCGTGGCAACCATAGCAACTTCCCACCTCTGCCCCCTCCCTACACTGACGACAGTGACAGTTTAGCATCATCCAAAAAGAGCAACTTAAAAAAG
- the lsr gene encoding lipolysis-stimulated lipoprotein receptor isoform X4, whose amino-acid sequence MWQGVIFTLFLFTGFTTAVNVVCNYPRYVVILFQPVTLRCDYTTSDTSAPLITWRYKSYCKDPIQAALNPSSADNAIANANPNYNPSIECADSARTVRTVASKQTAVTLSKEYQGRQVSITNKADLNFAQTAWGDSGVYFCSVSSAVDLSGNGECFTELIVLDWLLVVLVVLGFLLLLLLIGICWCQCCPHTCCCYVRCPCCPERCCCPRALYEAGKMAKSGVPSQYAPTLYAPSMYGQPAYGVGGAAPGIPMLPMPMGVAGPPSNGYGRDYDGASSVGQGSQVPLLQDHDGGGTRSGYRVQADHDGNPTRVLYYMERELANLDPSRPGNTPGKYGRLDGMSEVSSLHDGPDSRNRGRARPPQLTTVYDDVDENMSTISSVSQHVRRDEHRRGADNRGRARSMEHLDDVGRNYRDRDDYPPTRRDGGARGGRRGSDDEWSSSGRGYDRAFDDRRHRDYSPDNRPRRGDSFRGVGFQGRRALSRDDLMDLERDRGRGGRDAYDDSFLREAMEKKKLGEQQRGRSRERLDSESDRSDRYRGPRGGPPPLPLAPPSGNPDRRGNHSNFPPLPPPYTDDSDSLASSKKSNLKKNGAVSRESLVV is encoded by the exons ATGTGGCAGGGTGTCATCTTTACCCTCTTCTTGTTCACAG GCTTCACCACAGCCGTCAATGTGGTCTGCAATTACCCACGCTACGTGGTCATATTATTCCAGCCCGTCACACTCCGCTGTGATTACACTACCAGCGATACATCTGCTCCACTGATCACCTGGAGGTACAAGTCCTACTGCAAAGACCCGATCCAAGCTGCTCTAAACCCCAGCAGTGCTGACAATGCCATCGCCAATGCCAACCCAAACTACAACCCCAGCATAGAGTGTGCAGACAGTGCCAGGACCGTTCGCACAGTGGCTTCGAAACAAACAGCGGTCACGCTTTCGAAAGAGTACCAGGGCCGTCAGGTCAGCATCACCAATA aaGCAGATCTTAACTTTGCTCAGACCGCTTGGGGAGACAGCGGTGTGTATTTCTGTTCAGTCTCCTCAGCCGTGGACCTTTCAGGGAATGGCGAGTGTTTTACAGAGCTCATTGTACTTG ACTGGTTGTTAGTGGTGTTGGTGGTCCTGGGCTTCTTGTTGCTGTTGCTCCTGATTGGTATCTGCTGGTGTCAGTGTTGCCCTCACACCTGCTGCTGTTACGTCAGGTGCCCCTGCTGCCCGGAGCGCTGCTGCTGTCCCCGAGCCT tatatgagGCCGGTAAAATGGCAAAGTCTGGTGTCCCCAGTCAGTACGCACCCACCCTCTATGCCCCAAGTATGTACGGACAGCCAGCTTATGGAGTTGGTGGAGCTGCACCAGGCATACCCATGCTCCCTATGCCGATGGGCGTCGCTGGTCCTCCCTCCAATGGCTACGGCAGAGACTACGACGGGGCCAGCTCAG TTGGCCAAGGATCTCAAGTGCCGTTGTTGCAAGACCACGATGGTGGAGGAA CCCGTAGTGGATACCGTGTTCAGGCCGACCACGATGGAAACCCAACACGGGTGCTTTACTATATGGAGCGAGAACTGGCCAACCTCGACCCCAGTCGCCCAGGGAACACTCCAGGCAAATACGGTCGTC TGGATGGTATGAGCGAGGTGAGCTCACTTCACGACGGTCCAGACTCTCGAAATCGCGGTCGGGCCAGACCACCTCAGCTTACCACGGTGTACGATGATGTGGATGAGAATATGAGCACCATCAGCAGCGTCTCTCAGCACGTCCGACGGGACGAGCACAGGCGTGGAGCTGACAATCGAGGACGCGCACGCTCCATGGAACACTTGGACGATGTTGGCCGCAATTACAGAGACCGAGATGACTATCCTCCCACTCGCCGAGACGGTGGGGCCAGGGGCGGCAGAAGAGG TTCGGATGACGAGTGGAGTAGCAGTGGACGAGGATACGACCGTGCCTTTGATGACCGTCGACACCGTGATTACTCTCCTGATAACCGTCCTCGTCGTGGAGACTCCTTCCGTGGGGTCGGTTTTCAGGGCCGTCGCGCCCTTAGTCGTGATGACCTGATGGATCTGGAGCGTGATCGTGGCCGTGGAGGCCGGGACGCATATGATGACAGCTTCCTGAGGGAGGCCATGGAAAAGAAGAAGTTAGGCGAACAGCAGAGAGGCCGCAGCCGCGAGAGGCTCGACAGCGAGAGCGACCGTTCTGACCGCTACAGGGGGCCGCGTGGTGGACCGCCACCTCTGCCACTCGCCCCACCCTCTGGAAACCCTGATCGCCGTGGCAACCATAGCAACTTCCCACCTCTGCCCCCTCCCTACACTGACGACAGTGACAGTTTAGCATCATCCAAAAAGAGCAACTTAAAAAAG